gtaatTCATTTTTTGTAGTTAACTGAATCGAATATCAAAGGTTCAACTAATTTggctttcaattttatttttttttacaaattaagaAAGGATAATTACAACAACAAGATTTGTACCATGATAATTAAGGTGTTTAACAAAGAATCCTAACTGCTACTCCTTTGTGCTATTGGCCGTTCAATTTTTATTCATTATCAATTAGTAAAAAATGTTAATTGATGCctaatacaaaatataaaaattcttaaaatgatTATTATTAATAGATGCAGTTTAATTTCCTAATTCAAATGTGGTTTTTTTACATGATCCATATTATAAATCAGTCACTTTTCGATAttgcttaatttaataatttaattaaacttcATTGTAAAGTAAGATatgaaatattttatttgaaaatcgTTTGTTGtgcaacttttaaaatttacatggTTATTTTGATGCTTTCACACAACAATATTTGATTTTTAGTAATACAGACAATGGTCTTTTATAGATTATATGCCTCTTAAGTCCACTTAAACTTGTAACCTCAAAGAACTGAGTTAATACTCAATCTGCAGGGTTAACATCCATAATATTCAATCAACAGTAAACTATAATtgtcaaaaaattaaaaacaaagtcATTTTAAATTGAGTAACAAGACCTCCCACTAATACACTCCATTAATTGTTAAGACATTATTAGCTTTTTAAGTCCACTGAAACACGCAACTTACAACAACGTCAATAACAATGAACTagtaattaataatttataacaAGGTGATTTGAACTTGAGAGAAATAAGACCACCCAAGTAAACAAAAAATTCTACCTAAAACTTGAGCTTAACCATTTTTGCTTCAAACATAAAGCACAAGACAATTAGTTTTAGTAATAAATGTTATATACCGGCTTGACGCAGAGGAAAGTGAGTAACATAATGCCCTTAGCTGCAAGAAAACAATAACAATACAACACAAATAGgtaaatttgttcatccatttgaACCTTCAACTACATGGATCTACCTACAATGTGATTGTattatcattaaaaaaaaaaaaaaaaagctgttAAAATTGAAATAAACACAAGAACAAATTCGgtacatgtatgcatgtatgcaACTGCATGTGTCTATGTACACATGCATGATGAAGCACATAAACTCTGTTCCTTTTTCTACTCAGTTATTCAACTTCTAAATGGCATAAGAGAACCAGCAAAGCTTATTCCCATCAAACGAAAGCAAAAGAGATCGATACCCTataatttttcaagtcatttttgtGTTTGGTCATTTTTCCCCTAACTGATATGCAGAGCCGATCGCTTTTTAATTATTGCTACCCTGCAAGCACGATAAGGACTTTGCAAACTTCATTGGCCAATACTAGCCTCTTGAACATCATCAAGAAGCAataaaaattgaaaggaaaaggtAGATAAAATTAAGTACACAAGTAACAGTGAATAAAAGACTCTTTAACTCAAATAGCAGATAAAAACAAAAGCTATTTTGCATAACTTGTGATTAGAGGACCAATATTCCCTTAGTGTAATGATTTAAGACGTATTGTTAAAGAGTTATAGATTTTCAATGAGATTAATCACCACTGCTTTTATATAATAAGTGGAATATTATTGTAAAGAATAGGCACTAAACAACTTTCTCTGGAAGAAGAGAAGAATTAAAGACACTAAATTGTAGACTATGATAGTAAAGATACTCTTTGTGACACCAATGATGAAAACTGGAGAAAATTATCCCAAAAATGCAAAAATGAAAGctaaaaataaccaaatatcTTAAGAAGTTTTTGGAGAGCTATATAGTTCGGTTATTATTTTCTTTCTACATAGGTCCTCTCCTTCCTCCTTGATCAATGGCATGTCAGCAGTtagaaaattctaaaaattagaTAAACCCAGCTATGCTCAGCAAACAGAGAGTATGGGATGAGAGTTTAAACATTCTTTTAATGAAAATACACTATAGCATCCCATTCAAAGAAATCCCACACCAAATACAACATCCGGCAACAAATTCATAAGCTTCAAGATAAAGAAGAAAAGACGGTTCACCAGAGTGAATATAAGTGATCACACGTAGTATGTACGATTGAATTAGATGCAGAGACTAAGCACAATCGTGCTCGAGAGGAGAAAACCTAAGAAAGTTTTCCatcaaaacaaattaaaattcaaaCTTCTAGGGCATTACTCGTAAGTAGGGATTTAAATTGCGGTCGCGGCCGCGTTTTCGGTCGCGTTGTGTTTATCGCGGTCACTGCGGGTATAATATTTGATTTTTAGTAATATCAGACAATGGTCTTTTATAGATTATATGCCTTCTTAAGTCCACTTAAACTTGTATCCTCAAAGAACTGAGATAATACTCAATCTGCAGGGTTAATATCCATAATATTCAATCAACAGTAAACTATAATtgtcaaaaaattaaaaacaaagtcATTTTAAATTGAGTAACAAGACCTCCCACTAATACACTCCATTAATTGTTAAGACATTATTAGCTTTTTAAGTCCACTGAAACATGCAACTTACAACAACGTCAATAACAATGAACTagtaattaataatttataacaAGGTGATTTGAACTTGAGAGAAATAAGACCACCCAAGTAAACAAAAAATTCTACCTAAAACTTGAGCTTAACCATTTTTGCTTCAAACATAAAGCACAAGACAATTAGTTTTAGTAATAAGTGTTATATACCGGTTTGACGCAGAGGAAAGTAAGTAACATAATGCCCTTAGCTGCAAGAAAACAATAACAATACAACACAAATAGgtaaatttgttcatccatttgaACCTTCAAGTACATGGATCTACCTACAATGTGATTGTAttatcataaaaaataaaaaaaaaaagctgtTAAAATTGAAATAAACACAAGACAAATTCGGTACATGTATGAATGCATATGCAAGTGCATGTGTCTGTGTACACATGCATGATGAAGCAACTAAACTCTGTTCCTTTTTCTACTCAGTTATTCAACTTCAAAATGGCATAAGAACCAGCAAAGCTTATTACCATCAAACGAAAGCAAAAGAGATCGATACCCTATAATTTTTCAAGTCATTCTTTGTGTTTGGTCATTTTTCCCCCAACTGATATGCAAAGCCGATCGCTTTTTAATTATTGCTACCCTGCAAGCACGATAAGGACTTTACAAACTTCATTGGCCAATACTAGCCTCTTGAACATCATCAACAAGCAataaaaattgaaaggaaaaggtAGATAAAATTAAGTACACAAGTAACAGAGAATAAAAGACTTTTTAACTCAAATAGCAGATAAAAACAAAAGCTATTTTGCATAACTTGTGATTAGAGGACCAATATTCCCTTAGTGTAATGATTTAAGACTTATTGTTAAAGAGTAATAGATTTTCAATGAGATTAATCACCACTGCTTTTATATAATAAGTGGGATATTACTGTAAAGAATAGGCACTAAACAACTTTCCCCGGAAGAAGAGAAGAATTAAAGACACTCAATTGTGGACTATGATAGTAAAGATACTTTTAGTGACACCAATGATGAAAACTGGAGAAAAttatctcaaaaatgcaaaaatgaaagctaaaaataaccaaatatcTTAAAAAGTTTTTGAGAGCTATATTGTTCGGTGATTATTTTCTTTCTACATAGGTCCTCTCCTTCCTCCTTGATCAATGGCATGTCAGCAGTtagaaaattctaaaaattaaataaacccAGCTATGCTCAGCAAACAGAGAGTATGGGACGAGAGTTTAAACATTCTTTTAATGAAAATACACTATAGCATCCCATTCAAAGAAATCCCACACCAAATACAACATCCGGCAACAAATTCATAAACTCCAAGATAAAGAAGAAAAGACGGTTCACCAGAGTGAATATAATTGATCACACATAGTATGTACCATTGAATTAGATGCAGAGACTAAGCACAATCGTGCTCGAGAGGTGAAAACCTAAGAAAGTTTTCCATCAAAACAAATTAAAACTCAAACTTCTAGGGCATTACTCGTAAGTTTACTAGAAAATACCAAAATCCGAAGTTAAGGTActtgtgatgaagaagatgacaacAGGGTTGATGGTGGAGGTTCTCTCTGAAGTTCCTTGACAACAGCAGCCAAAGCCTCAGGGTTTAAACCCAAATCACAGAGAGCAATGAATCGAGACCTGTATCAAGAATATTTGACATGTGAAATGCCAGATCTAGGGATTCTCGGGCAGTTCGTGCAGCTTCTGGATCCATAACACAACAGGTACAAAAAAGGGGAAAAGAAACCTTCAGAAAATTATGCTTGATTCAGCAAATTTACAAATACATATTTAACAACAAACTAACAGATACATTAATAAATGCAGCTCATGAAATTATTCGAGAACTAAAACAGATTTTAAAATGGCTTTAATTGAATACAAATTAATAGACAAAACCACATGAAATCATCAAATAATAATCATCAAATAATCCCCGAAGTATATATAAAATCGAAATTCCCACTATCCAACCATGAACCAAACAACTATGTTTAGCAAAGATAATAAGCAATAATCAGAAATTCATCCATAAATCATCTAAAAGAGCCCTCAAATCAGTTACACGCGTCGAAGAACAGAAAGAAAAAGGCAAAACAATTTTCAGCTAAAATCATTCCTTACATTGAAAATATTATGAATATTGTTTCCAttcataaatttatttaaaataatcaaacaaataaagaaaaaaaaatcctaaCCTCGAGAGATCTTGGAAATAAGAGTTAAGAGAGATGTGAGAGCGTTTTCGAGTTGTtttgcatttttctttttttttgtgaatttcTCACGAAATTATATAATCTTGAAAAGCATTTTGGATTTCGTTCAAGCCCACTAAGCAAAGTTCCTTAACGTTGGATTAGTTGGGATTTAAATTTTTGGATCTATTAGAAAAATGGTAAGAATGAAATAAATGATCTTTGTTTGTAAATGCCATGCAACAATATTAATTAACAGATGTAAAAGAaactacaaaataaatatatggataaactactaaaatagtcatttttatttgtctcatgttatattttaatcatttatatttgaaatgttataaTTCGACACTCCAAATGCAGAAGTGAATCTTCAGCcaagtaaattaattaattttttattaaataaatttaattaattgaattttctaaattaattaatgaaaaatattgatTTGATTTTCCGAAATAATCAAGGGCGAAGCCAGAACAAATTTTTAGGGggtcgaatgaaattttaattttttatagtctatatatttataatttttaaaggattaaatagaatttttataattttagggggccaaattacaattttacatttactaatttaaaattttaagaaaaatttaagGGTCTAAACATAAATTTTCCAATTTAGGGGGGCCAGGGCCACTGCCAGCTCCCCCCTTATATTCGCCACTAGAAATAATCACACCCAATGCATCATATTAATTCttgaattggaaaaaaaaaaaaaaccattggtCCTTTTATTTTTTGCAAAATGATGGTTTCTTTTCATGTTTTTCCATGACAGACAAAAAAGACATTCCTATATTtctttatttgtttattgtaggcattctttttctttttctttgtcatTCTGCTCTTCTCTTCTACGATGGtaacaaaaaaaattcaactgTTGTTTCTTTTTAAATCGGGGAAAATTGGCTCTTAGgataaaattttgtattttattttcataaaaagaaaaattatcaTCCCAACTAAACATTCACGTTATGCACAAAATGATGAGATTGAAGAAACTAGGAGATTGTTTAATGAATCTCCGGTTTAAGATGTATTTACATGGACAGCGATGGTGTCTGGTTATGTGCAGAATGGACAGGTTGATGAAGCTAGGGAAACTTTTGAGCAAATGCCACAAAAGAATATTGTTTCATGGAATGCAATGATTGCAGGCTATGTACAATGTAAGAGAATGGACATGGCTAGGAAATTGTTTGACAAAATGCCATTTCGAGATGTCACTACCTGGAATACAATGATCACGGGGTAGGCTCGGAGTGGTGAGATAGCTCATGCTAGGGACTTTTTTGATCGAATGCCTCGACGTAATCCTGTTTCTTGGGCAGCAATGATTGCTGAGTATGCTCAAATTGGTTATAGTGAAAAGGCTTTACGCCTTTTCGTGGACATGAAAAGAGACGGAGAAAGGTTGAATAGGTCATCATTTGCATCTGCCTTGAGCACGTGTGCGCATATTGCTGCTTTAGAATTGGGGATGCAGTTGCATGGGCAGCTGGTCAAGGCAGGATATGAAAGTGGGTCCTTTGTTGGAAATACCCTGCTTTTAATGTACTGCAAGTGTGGAGTCATAGAAGAAGCTTGTAGTGCATTTGAAGAGATAATGGATAAGGACATTTTCTCGTGGAATACAATGATTTCTGGTTATGCAATACATGGATTTGGTAAAGAGGCCCTAAAGATTTTCGAGTCAATGAAGGCTGCTGGTTTCAAACCAGACGATACAACTATggtaattattaattaattttaaaatttaacttgctATTAGAAATACTCTGGCcatatgttattaattcattTCCTTAAACATATTCCACACTCAAGATATGGTGTCAACCATGCCCCAAAAATAGCATTTAAAAAAAGAATCACATGTCCTACCCTAGTGGTTAACTTGAGGTTTAGCTGAGATGAGTGTTAAAACGGCTTATCTTCTCAGAAATGAAAGGAATCTTTTAATCTGATGCAATACTGTTTCGATTTTCTATGGCAACCTTCGTCTAGGAGAGGCAATCGAGAAAACTCTTTAAATGTGGAATATTTTCTTCTACGTCATATAGTTCGTAGTTTTTTACTCGTGTAGTTTATTGTTTCAGGTCGGAGTACTGTCAGCTTGTAGTCATGCTGGCATAGTGGATAGGGGCATGGAATATTTCTACTCGATGAACCAAGATTATGGTAAAACAGCAATTTTACAACACTATAATTGCATGGTTGATCTTCTTGGCCGAGCTGATCGATTGGATGAGGCCCAGAAGTTGATCAGAAACATGCCCTTTGAACCAGATGCAGCAACATGGCGTGCTTTACTTGGTGCAAGCAGAATTCATGGCAATACCAAATTAGCTGAAATGGCTGCGGATATGATTTTCGAAATGGAAACTGAGAATGCAGGAAGGTGTGTTCTTCTCTCAAATTTATATCCAGCTTCTGGTAGATGGGATGATGTTAGTAAGGCGCGATTGAAAATCAGGGATACCGGCGTGGAGATAGCACCAGGGTGTATTTGGCTTGAGGTCTAGAACAAGATCCATACATTTTCAGTTTGAGtcaagattgaaatttcaaattcaataaatattgtaactaaaaatgaccaaataagtgctaatttaaataaaataataaactacACCTTTAGTCAtccaattttcataaattttcattctAGGCACCTTTAAATTTATGCTTTGGGTTTAAAATAGATGCTAATTTAAAAGTCTTAAATTAggtgaaaattataaaattatttattaattatagaCATCCTATgtggaaaatagaaaaaaatgagTTGGAATCTCATCTTGGATTTTTGTCTAAAGTGCTTAAAATGATTTAAACAATGATGCTTAAAATATAAACATTTTTTgtgtttaaaatgaaaatttattaaatttaggtGATCTTCTATAGAGTTTACTCTTATCCAAATAAAAGAAATGTAAGAATCTAAAAAAGCAAAACCTTAAAACAAACATCAATCCCACAAGtagtatttttttttcttttttaatttcttcTTCTCACCTCGAAGTCTCAAGTGGCACTTCTATCTAGTTGTTCATGCTCAGCCTTCATCTTCTCACTATGTAAGAATGACAATGGAGTGAAGTAGGGTGGGGCAAATGTTGCTAAATTTATCATCACTccacaattgtcatattttacaatttacaacACCAATTGTTTTACTTCACTATGAATGTAGAATCTCGAAAACTACTACTACGTTCGTGAATGTTGATGCATCCAAACTTAACCCACTTCAATTGAATTTTcgctatttatttttaatatttttaattttttaaatggaagtaaatatttaaacataaaaatatgaatattttataacatattatTACACTTTTacctttttaataattatatatgtacaatgATAATATAGCAATTTCGTATAGTGAAGTGGGGTGGGATAAATCAAGCAATTACCATAACCACTCTATACCTACTCTCTCCTAAAAAATTTCATCCCCCCCACATCcacttttcaaaagaaaaaattcaTTCCATTCGGAACAGATTAGCTCAAGTTTTGCTGTCATTTTGATCCAATGTGCAACgtcatacatgaactttgattttgggAGATTTTATACAAAAAAActtgatttgatttaattttcacaaaatcactaaCGATATTATCAAATTAACACTATTTTccatttatatattacatacacaaacaattatattaattcgattttaaaacaaatttatgtgttaatttctttaaatgCATACAGTTGACTCAAATTCAAATTTTCATGTATACATATAAACTAAAATTCGAGTTTCATGTGAATAATTacaccaaatcaaaatttatgtatcaAATTGTACATTAaaccaaagttcatgtataaattctaaatttatccCTTTTTAAATCTTGGCCCATGTCCATTAGCCGTTACTAGTTTTACAATTTAGACCCAATCTTAGTCCAAGAAATTTGGGTTCTTAGGGTTAGGGCACATCACATCATCATTCTTTTTGATCTTTTACTGATTTGTTTCTTTGCTGCTCCTGTAATTGCCGGTTGCCGTCTAAACTAAGTAATCCTGTTATATTTTAGGGTTTTAGCGTTCAGTTCCCACAACCCTAGAAACAGAATTGGGAAAATCAACTTCAATCAATGGTTTCAATGGTCAGTGGCTCAGCGGAGCCTCTCTCTGCATCGGGTCGGAGCTCAGAGAAGCTGAGCCTCCCATCCCTCCAATCCAAAATGAAAACTGATCCGGAAGGCTATGAAACGGAGCTCCATCTCATCCGCAATCAATTCTATTCCGCTCTTGAGCTATTTCAACAGCAAGCGGCTCTGAATTTCTCCTCCATCAGTGGCGTCGGTGCTGACCCAACTGTGGCTAAGGACCTCAGTGACCGTGCCATGTTCTTGGCCCATGTCACGCCGTTCTATCCCAAGCAGCTCGCTGAGTTCCCTTCCGATCTCGCAGCGTTTCTGAAATCATCTGCAAGGACTCTTCCGTCAGGGCTTAGATTCCATGCCACTCAAGCCGTCATTCTCCTCGTTAACCGGAAGGTGACTACGAAAAATTAGTTCGTTGTGAAAACTCAATTGGGCATTATTCTTGGATGTTTTGAATTTAACTACAAGTTTGGAATTTTGGTATTTGGCAGATTATTGATATAAAGGACACTTTATCGTTGTTCATGGAATTGCAGACACTAGATGATAGGAATTTGAGGAAATTAGCATTTTCTCATGTTGTTCATAGCATTAGAAGAATGAACAAGAATCATAAGAATGAGGCCAAGAATCGCTCCCTTCAGAATATCTTGTTTGGCTTATTGCAGGTCTTTGAACAATTCCAGTTAACAAAGCCATTGGAATAGTAGTTTACCTGATTTAGAATGTTggcttattttttaaaaatatttcttctttttattATAGCAAGATGATGAAGCAAAAGCGAAAAGGTCTCTAATTACTTTATGTGAACTTCATCGAAGAAAGGTTTGGTTTGATGAAAGGACAGCAAATGCAATTTGTATGGCATGTTTTCATTCATCTTCTAGGTATGTATGATTTTTGTATGGTTAATAGTTGTTGTTTATGCTGTTGAGTGTTTAGTGAGTAAATTGTTTGTATTTGGTTTTGCAGAATAATGATTGCTGTGCTCTCTTTTCTCCTTGATTATGAGAAGATTGAAAACGATGATGAGGATTCAGATGATTTAAGTAGTGAAGATGAAATGACACAAAATCCCCACGTTGTTATCAGCAAAGAGACAGTTTACAAGGTTATTTCATCCTCTGattcattttcaattttttttttctttgatccACTCTCATTTTTTGTTATTAGTGCCAGCTAAGTAATGTTTCCTTGTTCCTTGCTTAAAATACTCTTGGCTTTGGTAGCTATAGGATAAAACAAATAAGTTTTTGGTAAttgaaaaatacatatatatatacacggcTGATGTATGGAATTTCCATGCTTAGCTGGTTTTTTCCTTTTAAGAATTCTAGTTGCTTGCTGTTTTTCTTTAGATCACAATATATATGGTTGGTTTTAATGAATTTACAGGCACACCATAAGGGTACAGCTGCTagcaagaagaaaaagaaagcgaAACTACAGCGTGCTATTCGTAGCATGAAAAGGCAGCAACGCCTGTCATCAGAAAGTAGCAATTGTAGTTATTATTCACCCCTTTATCATCTGAAAGATGCACAGGTTAAACCCTCTTCTAACACCTTATTTATCACATTTTCTGTAATAATGTCTTTTGTAGAAATCATAAAATTCTGTTTTGCACCCAGGGATTTGTAGAAAAGCTTTTTTCTCGCCTTCAAACCTGCAATGAACGATTTGAGGTGAATGCTTTTCCTGATGTTTCTAATTTGGAAGATTTTACACTGCCCCACGTGGCAGATTCAACCTTCTGTAGCAATGATACTGTTTAGtgttttttctattattttacaTATTTCCTTGTGAATTGAACGCCTGACTTCAGGTTATAAAAGTTTTACTTAAGCTTACGTGTAGTTTGCTTTGACCTGTTAATTACCTCTTAATGCCTCACTAATTTCgatttcctcctttctttaacTTCAGGTTAaaatgatgatgttgaaagtaattgCTAGAACAGTTGGCCTTCACCGTCTGATATTATTAAATTTCTACCCTTTTCTTCAAAGATATGTTCAGGTATGTTATCTATATTCAAGTGTTCTATTATAAACATAAGACTTGCTCTTGTTAATATGTGCCAAATATATTCTTCTTCTGCAGCCTCATCAGAAAGATATCACTAATTTACTTGCAGCAGCAGTTCAGGCCTGCCACGATATGGTATGGTTTTCGATTTGATAGTTTGAATGCATCATTTTAACTACTGTTTTTTATTCTCTTCGTACATTAGCTTTCTCTGGTTTCCTGCCATCAATTGAATCTTGTTTAAGCAGGTTCCTCCTGATGCAGTTGAGCCATTGTTCAAACAAATAGTAAACCAATTTGTTCATGATCGTTCACGCCCAGAGGTATTGATTGTTGCTTAAAAGCTGCTTTATATACCATTTTTCCTTTTACTGATTGATCAAATATTTGCTTCATGTTTTAGGCCATTGCTGTTGGACTGAATGTGATAAGGGAAATATGCCTGCGCATGCCTTTGGTAActatctatgtcatttggtttcTGAATTCAGCCCCCCAACCACATGCAcatacaaaatatgaaattgaccTTATAAATCCCTTTAAAATGAATTAATCGCTATAAGTTACTGTTTTATTTCATTAGTGCTTTCAGTTATGCAGACTATATTGCTTAAAATCTTTTAAGACTAATCATTTATTTCTTGGTACTAGTTGATGACTGAAGATTTGCTACAAGATCTCGTATTGTATAAAAAGTCACATGAGAAGGCAGTTTCAGCTGCAGCTCGCTCGCTCATTACTTTGTTTAGAGAGGTATATATTTGTCTTTAGGTCTTCCTATACTTCTGCTTTGTTTCTTCTTGTACCTTGACTACTGCATGTTTCTCCTCTTGTTTTATTCTCAGGTTTGCCCATCACTGCTGGTTAAGAAGGACCGAGGCCGTCCAATGGACCCTAAGGCAAAACCAAAGTCATATGGAGAAGTCAATGTCCTTAGCAATGTCCCTGACATTGAATTATTGGAACAAGACGATGACATTGGTGGCAGTGAGGATGATGAAAGTGGAGATGAGGCTGTATCTATTAGTTCTGATGATGGCAATGAAGACAATGATGATGAAGAAAGCCAGTATACTGCAAATGATGGGAGTGAGGATGAAGATGTATTGGATGAAGAAGGTGATGAGAATGACAGTGTTGATGAATACGAGAGTGACATTGATGATGCCAATGAGGATGACAGTGATGATGAGGATAAGGGCGATACAGAGGAGTTGGAAACTGAAGAGGATGATTATACTGAAGAAGTTAGTGGTCCTTCTAAAGCAGGTGACAGTGCTGGAGATGGTGGAAATGAAGATCAAAAGACCAAGGCAAGTAAGAGAAAATTGTCTGATTTCGAGGGTCAACTTATTGCTGCTGATACAAGTCTTCGAGCTTTAAAAAGGTTGGCAGAGGCAAAGACGAGCCATGCTTCATCAGACTCAATGGATGGTATTCTCTCTGATGAGCATTTCCAAAGGATCAAGAAACTAAAGGTATGTTAAGTACGTTCTAACGAACCTAAAGATCAAGTTTACACCTTGTGCAGATTGATTTATTACACTTTCTATTGTAAGAAATATACTTCAAGACAAAGTTTCAGACATGGTAAACTCATCTTTTGGGGTCTTTCATTTATCTTATTAGGCTAAGAAGGAAGCAAAAACTGCTTTGGCTCAACAAGGGTTTAAGATTCCAAGTTCTGATCAACTAAGTTTCAAACGAGTAGATCCCTCAAAGCTTGAAGTATGTATTCTCTGTCTTAACCGATAAATATACTTTTCCGAGTCAATTACTGTTCCTATAAACGTGTATTCACAAAGTTCTATGCATTCTACTTAGGCCCATGTCCGACTCAGGCTTAGCAAGGAGGAAAGGCTAGCATTGGTAAAAGCAGGCAGGGAAGACAGAGGGCAGTACCAGGCTCGAACTGCCATCAAACAGAAAAAGGTATTTTGGTTGCTTTTACAACTTATGCTTTTTATGCTTTTGGGGTTTGAACGTT
This window of the Gossypium arboreum isolate Shixiya-1 chromosome 12, ASM2569848v2, whole genome shotgun sequence genome carries:
- the LOC108478191 gene encoding uncharacterized protein LOC108478191; the protein is MVSMVSGSAEPLSASGRSSEKLSLPSLQSKMKTDPEGYETELHLIRNQFYSALELFQQQAALNFSSISGVGADPTVAKDLSDRAMFLAHVTPFYPKQLAEFPSDLAAFLKSSARTLPSGLRFHATQAVILLVNRKIIDIKDTLSLFMELQTLDDRNLRKLAFSHVVHSIRRMNKNHKNEAKNRSLQNILFGLLQQDDEAKAKRSLITLCELHRRKVWFDERTANAICMACFHSSSRIMIAVLSFLLDYEKIENDDEDSDDLSSEDEMTQNPHVVISKETVYKAHHKGTAASKKKKKAKLQRAIRSMKRQQRLSSESSNCSYYSPLYHLKDAQGFVEKLFSRLQTCNERFEVKMMMLKVIARTVGLHRLILLNFYPFLQRYVQPHQKDITNLLAAAVQACHDMVPPDAVEPLFKQIVNQFVHDRSRPEAIAVGLNVIREICLRMPLLMTEDLLQDLVLYKKSHEKAVSAAARSLITLFREVCPSLLVKKDRGRPMDPKAKPKSYGEVNVLSNVPDIELLEQDDDIGGSEDDESGDEAVSISSDDGNEDNDDEESQYTANDGSEDEDVLDEEGDENDSVDEYESDIDDANEDDSDDEDKGDTEELETEEDDYTEEVSGPSKAGDSAGDGGNEDQKTKASKRKLSDFEGQLIAADTSLRALKRLAEAKTSHASSDSMDGILSDEHFQRIKKLKAKKEAKTALAQQGFKIPSSDQLSFKRVDPSKLEAHVRLRLSKEERLALVKAGREDRGQYQARTAIKQKKTGGLSNRQKEHKKYMPLAAKKAKAQRSRQEKNKKKSRSGKQFRGKKAWKQ